The nucleotide sequence TCTGCCGCAAGCCAGAGCGTCACTCATAAAATCAATCGACCAACAGCCGTTCACCCCGTCAGGACGTGCCAGCGGGACTGGCTCCCGTTTCGGTAACCGCTTTTTTCCTTTGCGCCTCATATTGAGCTTGAGTGAGCAGTAAACACGGTAAACGCGCTTGTGGTTCCATGGATATCCCCAGCGTCTGAGAACTTTAAATAACTTGCCAAAACCATAAGCAGGATATCGCTCTACGGCTTCTTGCAACTTGGCGATGACCTCATCATCTCGATGAGGGTCTGGTTGATATCGATAGACAGAATCACTGATGCCAACTGCGCGGCAGGCCATTCTGAGACTGACCCGAAATTGCTGACGAACATACTCCACGAGTTCGCGTTTAACCGCTGGCTTTACAGCTTTTTTTCCAGAATATCTTTCACAATACGATGCTCAAGGCTGAGGTCAGCGAACATCTGCTTGAGTCGGCGATTTTCATCTTCAAGCTCTTTCAGCCGCTTCACATCGGACGCTTCCATACCACCATATTTCGATTTCCAGTTGTAATAGGTAGCGTCAGAGATACCGTATTCACGACAGACTTCGTTGACCTTACGGCCAGCCTCCACTTCCTTCAGGATCTTCACGATCTGTGTTTCTGTGTAGCGTGATTTTTTCATCATGCGTTCTCCGTTTATTTCAGTGTAAACGGAAAAGCTCTAATTACTAGCGACATGTTTTTCGGGGAGGGTTACACCACCAACAAGGTTTTCAAGTACTTTAGCTTTAACGACATCTGGAAGGGATAGTTGGTTGATCAACGCTGTATCAAATTCTTTCTGGATATCATTTGTAAGATATTCTTCAAGAAATTTTGGCAATGCAGACCCAATAGCCAATCGAGATGATTCATCAATCTCGGCCCAGTAAATCTTGACTAGCTCTGTCCAAAACTTTGAGTGGCGACCTTCGTCTGCAAGATGATCTGCCATAATACCCTTAATTGAGCGCTTAACACTGTCGTCACTAGCAAAAGCAGCAACGTCAGAAGTTACAGTGTTCTCAGAGATGGCCACAGCAATCAGTTCAACACCGGCTTTATGGTTAGCGTCATCTAATGAGGCGATTGCTTTCGGGATTGCTCGACTAAGCTCAATTTCATTAAATACCTGAAAGGGCTTTGAACCAGTTTGTTGTTCCATCTGATTCTGGAAATCCATTGCAACAAATGCGTGGTAGTCTTCATCAATAACAACTGACATTGCGTCATATCTAGCCTCGAATGAGAACTCGAAAGGAAAACGGCCTTTAGCAATATCTAGTGCCGTTTTGTTAACGATTTCAGTCTCAAAAATTACAATATCATTGATATATTTGTATAGGCTTTGAAGCAAAATCGTATTTTGTACCTCTAAACCCAACTTCTCAATTACCGGATCAAAGCACAATGGCTGTCTTTCCTTTGGGTAAAATGAAAGTTCATCATCCTCAATAATACGTCTTGGTCTTGTCCGGATTGTCGCTCGTTGTTCCCATGAATTTGCGTGTGATTGATAAGCCATTTTATGTTCCCTTTCAACTGCGTTTTTCGTTTATTTGTTTAGTAATAGTGAATTTCTAGAAGGACACACCCGTCGTCGCTTTTGAACGGTCCATGATGAGTACCTGCTGGTCTTATAAAGTATTCACTACTGTGTATTTATGCTTTAGTTCTAAGGTGTCTTTATTGAGAAGAATTTGGTCACCCGAAACCAGATATACCTCTTCATGGTAATCATGAAGAAATACTTCCTTGGTCCCAGCACCAGGGTTAAAGCGAACAAAGCGTGTTCTTATCCCAGTTTTCTTTTCAGTATCTAGGGTGTCTTCGATAATGATCTGTTCGATGCCAGGGTCAAAACCAGTCGGGATAGTCCAATTTTCTGAAGGGATATTTAAAATTTTTTCCATAATTTCCAAACTCAGTGTGTATTAAAAAGAAGGCCTTGCTTAGTCGAGCCAATTAAAGGATTCGTACTGATCCAAAAATGAAGAAACCGCATTTAGAGTCGCCTGCAGAAGAGCTTTTAATGAGTCACTATTAATTGAGACGCCAAAGTAACTTACCTGTAAATTGG is from Photobacterium sp. TLY01 and encodes:
- a CDS encoding IS3 family transposase (programmed frameshift), giving the protein MKKSRYTETQIVKILKEVEAGRKVNEVCREYGISDATYYNWKSKYGGMEASDVKRLKELEDENRRLKQMFADLSLEHRIVKDILGKKAVKPAVKRELVEYVRQQFRVSLRMACRAVGISDSVYRYQPDPHRDDEVIAKLQEAVERYPAYGFGKLFKVLRRWGYPWNHKRVYRVYCSLKLNMRRKGKKRLPKREPVPLARPDGVNGCWSIDFMSDALACGRRFRTFNVVDDFNREVLAIEVDLNLPAPRVIRVLERITAWRGMPGKLRMDNGPEFISTALAEWAEENRVELEFIRPGKPTENSYIERFNRTYRTELLDMYVFKTLSEVRELTEQWMKEYNDERPHDALDDLTPWEYLARYESRKNSNLGCH
- a CDS encoding diiron oxygenase, encoding MAYQSHANSWEQRATIRTRPRRIIEDDELSFYPKERQPLCFDPVIEKLGLEVQNTILLQSLYKYINDIVIFETEIVNKTALDIAKGRFPFEFSFEARYDAMSVVIDEDYHAFVAMDFQNQMEQQTGSKPFQVFNEIELSRAIPKAIASLDDANHKAGVELIAVAISENTVTSDVAAFASDDSVKRSIKGIMADHLADEGRHSKFWTELVKIYWAEIDESSRLAIGSALPKFLEEYLTNDIQKEFDTALINQLSLPDVVKAKVLENLVGGVTLPEKHVASN